The following proteins are encoded in a genomic region of Drosophila willistoni isolate 14030-0811.24 chromosome 3R, UCI_dwil_1.1, whole genome shotgun sequence:
- the LOC6649656 gene encoding phosphatidylinositide phosphatase SAC2 isoform X1: MEVFQTDSHYIFVKRDKSLWWHRKTSEFTIKAGWDLSSVDDIECIGVTHGIVGVISLPNVYEPHLIVVREAQAVGVLYPPHLVYKVKSICILSAEDPDAELSNCTKHTKSNQSTPTHNVTPSATASNNSAAGGGSSSKSTKLFEGMNKTWGAVKSAGNTIKNTTQQAANLATKQVKSSVGIREPRHIERRITEELHKIFHETDSFYFSFDCDITNNLQRHQAGTENGPLQDERFFWNKHMIRDLITMQDKTWILPIIQGFVQVEPCVIGNECFTLALVSRRSRHRAGTRYKRRGVDERGNCANYVETEQILTFRHHQLSFTQVRGSVPIYWSQPGYKYRPPPRLDRGVAETQQAFEMHFTKELEIYGRVCIINLVEQSGKEKLIGDAYADHVIKYNNDLMIYVTFDFHDYCRGMRFENVSALVDAIGPEAGSMGFHWRDQRGMICNQKSVFRVNCMDCLDRTNVVQTAIGKAVLESQLVKLGLSPPYTPIPEALKSPFMVLWANNGDIISRQYAGTNALKGDYTRTGERKISGMMKDGMNSANRYLIQNFADSFRQCVIDLMQGNLKQESELQEDAILGTFVKLITPEMRPPIGGYYSAGVLGPELQLLESIVTSSYYLARFKDSYRQATIDLMLGNQVSSESLSALGGQAAPDETDATENAEHAKMLVEDCRRLLLGSAQYPVGAWGLIDADPSSGDINETEVDSILLLTDDCYIVAEYDSHLDKIVRFEKVQLAQVRAIELGMHQQTKIFQGSAPAHLCLRLNYSVDGQDGYFHMFRSANLRFFNNMAYVIKTQEELTESLTSIVEMFRIALENAGNLETRYITGGVLQRRKSKIPLLDVPKGMPRNLSESQLVQISSKALSNVAGQFSKLGQTFKKPSTQHQQQTNSANLAATINPQVMRQSEGNAIDPCQEAEKAIFTLGGKPRASNSTSSTDTDEQDNSLYEPDVDSDVEIVMDKSNYNENAFLPSVGIVMGKQKDDSPSSSDDMRQLEQKDSMCKTSEDVLTISITSVTDHVGLPTGLLENAPPVRPITPNPQICIQAQEAIEAEEGDSVSSSTTKGLSLPLGQPTSAEVNKLKHLTSPLSKLAKNIGLNLDPRKIATKTGVLSPTSQSAENSPPERGPNSRDHLLELWTAEQCKTKLIAL, translated from the exons GCTGGGATCTTAGTTCGGTGGATGACATCGAATGTATTGGAGTTACGCATGGAATTGTGGGCGTAATTTCATTGCCAAATGTCTATGAGCCACATTTGATTGTTGTGCGAGAAGCCCAAGCTGTGGGTGTGCTATATCCACCGCATTTGGTGTACAAAGTCAAATCCATTTGCATACTAAGTGCTGAAGATCCCGACGCAGAGCTATCCAATTGCACTAAGCACACAAA AAGCAACCAATCGACTCCTACACACAATGTCACCCCCTCCGCCACAGCATCTAACAACAGCGCCGCGGGTGGGGGCAGTTCCTCGAAAAGCACTAAACTTTTCGAGGGCATGAATAAAACTTGGGGAGCTGTGAAGAGTGCTGGCAATACAATTAAGAATACCACTCAGCAGGCTGCAAATTTGGCCACAAAACAAGTGAAATCATCGGTGGGTATAAGAGAGCCCAGGCATATCGAGCGTCGCATCACGGAGGAGCTGCACAAAATATTCCATGAGACGGATAGTTTCTACTTCAGTTTCGATTGCGATATAACCAATAATTTACAACGCCATCAAGCTGGTACAGAGAACGGTCCGTTGCAGGATGAAAGATTCTTTTGGAATAAGCATATGATACGCGATCTGATCACAATGCAGGATAAAACCTGGATTTTGCCCATTATCCAAGGATTTGTCCAAGTCGAGCCATGTGTTATTGGTAATGAGTGCTTCACATTGGCCTTGGTGTCACGACGATCGCGTCATCGAGCAGGCACACG TTACAAGCGACGTGGCGTCGATGAGAGAGGAAATTGCGCCAATTATGTGGAAACTGAACAAATACTCACATTTCGCCATCATCAGTTATCATTTACTCAAGTGCGGGGTTCCGTACCGATCTATTGGAGCCAGCCAGGCTATAAATATCGGCCACCGCCACGCCTAGATCGGGGCGTGGCTGAAACGCAGCAGGCTTTCGAGATGCACTTTACCAAAGAGCTGGAAATCTACGGGCGCGTCTGCATTATCAATCTGGTAGAGCAGAGTGGCAAAGAGAAGCTAATTGGAGATGCATATGCAGATCATGTGATTAAATACAATAATGATCTCATGATTTATGTTACATTTGATTTCCACGACTATTG TCGAGGAATGCGTTTTGAAAACGTTTCTGCTCTGGTCGATGCAATTGGTCCCGAAGCAGGTTCTATGGGTTTTCATTGGCGCGATCAACGCGGCATGATTTGCAATCAGAAATCAGTATTCCGAGTAAATTGTATGGATTGTTTGGACCGAACCAATGTAGTGCAAACCGCAATTGGTAAGGCTGTGCTTGAATCGCAATTGGTCAAGTTGGGTCTCTCGCCACCCTATACGCCCATACCCGAAGCACTTAAATCACCATTTATGGTGCTGTGGGCAAACAATGGCGACATTATCAGCAGACAGTATGCGGGCACAAATGCTCTCAAG GGGGATTATACACGAACTGGAGAGCGTAAGATCAGCGGCATGATGAAGGATGGCATGAATTCGGCCAATCG CTATTTGATACAAAACTTTGCGGACTCGTTTCGCCAGTGCGTTATCGATCTGATGCAGGGAAATCTGAAGCAGGAGTCGGAGCTGCAAGAAGATGCCATCCTAGGCACATTTGTTAAGCTAATCACACCCGAGATGCGTCCACCTATCGGTGGCTATTATAGTGCGGGCGTTCTCGGACCCGAATTGCAATTGCTCGAATCAATTGTTACATCCAG CTACTATTTGGCTCGTTTTAAGGATTCTTATCGGCAGGCCACCATCGATCTGATGCTGGGCAATCAGGTATCTTCAGAATCGTTAAGTGCTTTGGGTGGTCAAGCGGCACCTGATGAAACTGATGCCACAGAAAACGCCGAACATGCCAAGATGCTCGTGGAGGATTGTCGTCGCCTGTTGCTTGGCTCAGCTCAGTATCCAGTTGGTGCTTGGGGACTTATCGATGCAGACCCCAG TTCTGGTGACATAAATGAAACCGAGGTCGACTCAATTCTGCTGCTCACCGATGATTGTTACATTGTGGCCGAATACGACTCGCATTTAGACAAAATTGTTCGCTTCGAGAAGGTGCAACTTGCGCAGGTGCGAGCTATCGAATTGGGAATGCATCAGCAGACGAAGATCTTCCAGGGTTCTGCTCCAGCACATCTATGCCTGCGTCTGAATTACAGCGTCGATGGGCAAGATGGCTATTTCCACATGTTCCGATCGGCTAATTTGCGTTTCTTTAATAACATGGCATATGTAATCAAGACCCAAGAAGAGCTTACCGAATCCCTAACATCAATAGTCGAAATGTTTCGCATTGCCCTTGAGAATGCTGGAAACCTGGAGACGCGTTACATTACGGGCGGTGTACTTCAGCGACGTAAGAGTAAGATTCCGCTTTTAGATGTACCCAAGGGCATGCCGCGCAACCTTTCCGAATCTCAATTGGTACAAATAAGCTCCAAGGCTTTGTCGAATGTGGCAGGCCAATTCTCGAAATTGGGTCAGACCTTCAAGAAGCCATCGACACAGCATCAACAGCAGACAAATTCGGCGAATCTCGCTGCCACCATTAATCCTCAAGTAATGCGGCAATCGGAAGGCAATGCTATTGATCCTTGCCAGGAGGCTGAGAAAGCAATTTTTACATTAGGTGGCAAGCCGCGAGCATCGAACAGCACAAGCAGCACCGATACAGACGAGCAGGACAATAGCCTCTACGAGCCAGATGTTGACTCCGATGTGGAGATTGTTATGGACAAGTCCAATTACAATGAGAATGCCTTTCTGCCATCGGTTGGCATTGTGATGGGCAAACAAAAAGATGATTCGCCAAGCTCATCAGACGATATGCGACAGCTGGAGCAAAAAGATAGCATGTGCAAGACATCCGAAGATGTACTAACCATTTCGATCACCTCTGTAACCGATCACGTTGGCCTGCCCACAGGCCTGCTTGAGAATGCTCCACCAGTGCGTCCGATTACGCCCAATCCGCAGATTTGTATTCAAGCTCAAGAAGCAATCGAGGCAGAAGAGGGCGACTCGGTATCCAG TTCCACAACGAAAGGTCTGAGCCTGCCTCTAGGTCAACCGACTAGCGCTGAGGTTAACAAGCTAAAACATCTCACCAGCCCACTCTCTAAGCTGGCCAAGAACATTGGGCTCAATCTAGATCCGCGCAAAATTGCCACCAAG ACTGGCGTACTCTCTCCCACCAGTCAATCGGCTGAGAACTCTCCACCAGAACGCGGACCAAACTCACGTGATCATTTGCTAGAATTGTGGACTGCAGAGCAATGCAAAACCAAATTGATAGCCCTTTAA
- the LOC6649657 gene encoding BTB/POZ domain-containing protein 9 yields the protein MANQNLKTESMDKIDLTHCLLADLASLCLSESYADVEFVVEGQKLPAHRVVLAVRSEYFRALLYGGMSESTQRQIQLDVRLDLFKLLMEYIYTGNLSIATLKEDVLIEVLGIADQYGFQDLLSAISKYLSQSLTMENVTVLLNAARLTNVEDLTQACLSFMDSIASNLLQHDSLKLLSMESLEMVLLRDTFYAPEREIFQGVLKWIRCNQAVNTESLWEAVRLSLMGIDDLMELVRPMGIVDCNKINDAIAQINSRNLPYRSHLIFDKNVATAEYSAQCIAGWNSFNLLNGDVTSYEWTTGFTAHTIGSNDDGILVELGDIYNINHIRLLLWDRDHRIYSYFIEISADKVNWKRVIDYSEYHCGSWQFLYFEACPVRFIRTVGTYNNNHTDLHLVSLEAMHARDVPKLINHVVAPVNNVATVSMHAHVRIESYRNYSNFVSDFNVLINGNCVDYDESSGYISNQVGPRQVGIIVRLRQPYHVGSIRLLLWDRDNRHYSFYIETSTNYVDWMMAVDKRNKEVRSWQNFYFTPRPVVYIRLVGTRSRANDEIRLVHLECPSQESVVSTLQ from the coding sequence ATGGccaatcaaaatttaaaaactgaGTCAATGGACAAAATTGATCTGACTCACTGTCTTTTGGCAGACCTGGCCAGTCTTTGCCTCAGTGAATCCTACGCGGATGTGGAATTTGTCGTCGAAGGGCAGAAATTGCCGGCGCATCGCGTTGTTCTGGCAGTACGCAGTGAATATTTCCGGGCCTTGCTTTATGGAGGAATGTCGGAGTCGACACAACGTCAAATACAATTGGATGTGCGTCTAGATCTCTTCAAGCTGCTAAtggagtatatatatacgGGTAATTTGTCGATCGCCACACTGAAGGAGGATGTTCTTATCGAAGTACTGGGCATAGCAGATCAATACGGATTCCAGGATCTGTTGTCGGCCATTTCCAAATACTTATCGCAATCCCTGACAATGGAAAATGTTACCGTACTTTTGAATGCAGCCCGTTTAACTAACGTAGAGGACTTGACCCAAGCTTGTCTCTCATTTATGGATAGCATTGCATCGAATCTTTTACAACATGACTCATTGAAATTACTCTCGATGGAATCTTTGGAGATGGTTCTGCTGAGAGACACCTTCTATGCCCCAGAGAGGGAAATATTCCAGGGCGTCTTAAAGTGGATCCGATGTAATCAAGCTGTAAATACTGAATCGCTTTGGGAGGCAGTTCGTCTTTCGTTAATGGGGATCGACGATTTGATGGAACTGGTGCGCCCCATGGGAATTGTGGAttgcaataaaataaatgatgCCATCGCACAAATTAATTCAAGAAACTTGCCATATCGATCGCACCTGATATTCGATAAGAATGTGGCAACGGCTGAATACTCTGCACAATGCATTGCAGGTTGGAACTCGTTTAACTTGCTCAATGGAGATGTAACCAGCTATGAGTGGACCACGGGCTTTACGGCTCATACCATAGGAAGTAATGATGACGGGATTTTAGTTGAACTAGGCGACATATATAACATCAATCACATACGTCTATTGCTGTGGGATAGGGACCATAGGATATACTCCTATTTCATCGAGATCTCTGCCGATAAAGTGAATTGGAAACGTGTCATTGACTACAGCGAATACCATTGTGGGTCTTGGcagtttttatattttgaggCTTGTCCCGTTCGCTTTATACGAACAGTAGGAACATATAATAATAACCATACGGATTTGCATCTGGTCAGTTTGGAGGCCATGCATGCAAGGGATGTACCAAAGCTTATTAACCATGTTGTGGCACCCGTTAATAATGTGGCAACCGTTTCAATGCATGCCCATGTCAGAATAGAAAGTTACAGGAATTATAGCAATTTTGTTAGTGATTTTAATGTTCTCATAAATGGAAATTGTGTGGATTACGATGAAAGTTCAGGATATATTTCTAACCAAGTGGGTCCCCGCCAAGTGGGAATTATAGTCCGTTTAAGGCAACCCTATCATGTGGGATCCATTCGTTTACTATTGTGGGATCGTGATAATCGGCATTACAGCTTCTATATTGAGACCTCGACGAATTATGTAGACTGGATGATGGCAGTGGACAAACGAAATAAGGAAGTGCGATcctggcaaaatttttacttCACTCCCCGTCCTGTGGTCTACATTCGTTTAGTGGGCACACGGAGTAGGGCAAATGATGAGATTCGCTTAGTGCATTTGGAGTGCCCCAGTCAGGAATCTGTCGTTTCTACTTTACAATAA
- the LOC6649656 gene encoding phosphatidylinositide phosphatase SAC2 isoform X2 gives MEVFQTDSHYIFVKRDKSLWWHRKTSEFTIKAGWDLSSVDDIECIGVTHGIVGVISLPNVYEPHLIVVREAQAVGVLYPPHLVYKVKSICILSAEDPDAELSNCTKHTKSNQSTPTHNVTPSATASNNSAAGGGSSSKSTKLFEGMNKTWGAVKSAGNTIKNTTQQAANLATKQVKSSVGIREPRHIERRITEELHKIFHETDSFYFSFDCDITNNLQRHQAGTENGPLQDERFFWNKHMIRDLITMQDKTWILPIIQGFVQVEPCVIGNECFTLALVSRRSRHRAGTRYKRRGVDERGNCANYVETEQILTFRHHQLSFTQVRGSVPIYWSQPGYKYRPPPRLDRGVAETQQAFEMHFTKELEIYGRVCIINLVEQSGKEKLIGDAYADHVIKYNNDLMIYVTFDFHDYCRGMRFENVSALVDAIGPEAGSMGFHWRDQRGMICNQKSVFRVNCMDCLDRTNVVQTAIGKAVLESQLVKLGLSPPYTPIPEALKSPFMVLWANNGDIISRQYAGTNALKGDYTRTGERKISGMMKDGMNSANRYYLARFKDSYRQATIDLMLGNQVSSESLSALGGQAAPDETDATENAEHAKMLVEDCRRLLLGSAQYPVGAWGLIDADPSSGDINETEVDSILLLTDDCYIVAEYDSHLDKIVRFEKVQLAQVRAIELGMHQQTKIFQGSAPAHLCLRLNYSVDGQDGYFHMFRSANLRFFNNMAYVIKTQEELTESLTSIVEMFRIALENAGNLETRYITGGVLQRRKSKIPLLDVPKGMPRNLSESQLVQISSKALSNVAGQFSKLGQTFKKPSTQHQQQTNSANLAATINPQVMRQSEGNAIDPCQEAEKAIFTLGGKPRASNSTSSTDTDEQDNSLYEPDVDSDVEIVMDKSNYNENAFLPSVGIVMGKQKDDSPSSSDDMRQLEQKDSMCKTSEDVLTISITSVTDHVGLPTGLLENAPPVRPITPNPQICIQAQEAIEAEEGDSVSSSTTKGLSLPLGQPTSAEVNKLKHLTSPLSKLAKNIGLNLDPRKIATKTGVLSPTSQSAENSPPERGPNSRDHLLELWTAEQCKTKLIAL, from the exons GCTGGGATCTTAGTTCGGTGGATGACATCGAATGTATTGGAGTTACGCATGGAATTGTGGGCGTAATTTCATTGCCAAATGTCTATGAGCCACATTTGATTGTTGTGCGAGAAGCCCAAGCTGTGGGTGTGCTATATCCACCGCATTTGGTGTACAAAGTCAAATCCATTTGCATACTAAGTGCTGAAGATCCCGACGCAGAGCTATCCAATTGCACTAAGCACACAAA AAGCAACCAATCGACTCCTACACACAATGTCACCCCCTCCGCCACAGCATCTAACAACAGCGCCGCGGGTGGGGGCAGTTCCTCGAAAAGCACTAAACTTTTCGAGGGCATGAATAAAACTTGGGGAGCTGTGAAGAGTGCTGGCAATACAATTAAGAATACCACTCAGCAGGCTGCAAATTTGGCCACAAAACAAGTGAAATCATCGGTGGGTATAAGAGAGCCCAGGCATATCGAGCGTCGCATCACGGAGGAGCTGCACAAAATATTCCATGAGACGGATAGTTTCTACTTCAGTTTCGATTGCGATATAACCAATAATTTACAACGCCATCAAGCTGGTACAGAGAACGGTCCGTTGCAGGATGAAAGATTCTTTTGGAATAAGCATATGATACGCGATCTGATCACAATGCAGGATAAAACCTGGATTTTGCCCATTATCCAAGGATTTGTCCAAGTCGAGCCATGTGTTATTGGTAATGAGTGCTTCACATTGGCCTTGGTGTCACGACGATCGCGTCATCGAGCAGGCACACG TTACAAGCGACGTGGCGTCGATGAGAGAGGAAATTGCGCCAATTATGTGGAAACTGAACAAATACTCACATTTCGCCATCATCAGTTATCATTTACTCAAGTGCGGGGTTCCGTACCGATCTATTGGAGCCAGCCAGGCTATAAATATCGGCCACCGCCACGCCTAGATCGGGGCGTGGCTGAAACGCAGCAGGCTTTCGAGATGCACTTTACCAAAGAGCTGGAAATCTACGGGCGCGTCTGCATTATCAATCTGGTAGAGCAGAGTGGCAAAGAGAAGCTAATTGGAGATGCATATGCAGATCATGTGATTAAATACAATAATGATCTCATGATTTATGTTACATTTGATTTCCACGACTATTG TCGAGGAATGCGTTTTGAAAACGTTTCTGCTCTGGTCGATGCAATTGGTCCCGAAGCAGGTTCTATGGGTTTTCATTGGCGCGATCAACGCGGCATGATTTGCAATCAGAAATCAGTATTCCGAGTAAATTGTATGGATTGTTTGGACCGAACCAATGTAGTGCAAACCGCAATTGGTAAGGCTGTGCTTGAATCGCAATTGGTCAAGTTGGGTCTCTCGCCACCCTATACGCCCATACCCGAAGCACTTAAATCACCATTTATGGTGCTGTGGGCAAACAATGGCGACATTATCAGCAGACAGTATGCGGGCACAAATGCTCTCAAG GGGGATTATACACGAACTGGAGAGCGTAAGATCAGCGGCATGATGAAGGATGGCATGAATTCGGCCAATCG CTACTATTTGGCTCGTTTTAAGGATTCTTATCGGCAGGCCACCATCGATCTGATGCTGGGCAATCAGGTATCTTCAGAATCGTTAAGTGCTTTGGGTGGTCAAGCGGCACCTGATGAAACTGATGCCACAGAAAACGCCGAACATGCCAAGATGCTCGTGGAGGATTGTCGTCGCCTGTTGCTTGGCTCAGCTCAGTATCCAGTTGGTGCTTGGGGACTTATCGATGCAGACCCCAG TTCTGGTGACATAAATGAAACCGAGGTCGACTCAATTCTGCTGCTCACCGATGATTGTTACATTGTGGCCGAATACGACTCGCATTTAGACAAAATTGTTCGCTTCGAGAAGGTGCAACTTGCGCAGGTGCGAGCTATCGAATTGGGAATGCATCAGCAGACGAAGATCTTCCAGGGTTCTGCTCCAGCACATCTATGCCTGCGTCTGAATTACAGCGTCGATGGGCAAGATGGCTATTTCCACATGTTCCGATCGGCTAATTTGCGTTTCTTTAATAACATGGCATATGTAATCAAGACCCAAGAAGAGCTTACCGAATCCCTAACATCAATAGTCGAAATGTTTCGCATTGCCCTTGAGAATGCTGGAAACCTGGAGACGCGTTACATTACGGGCGGTGTACTTCAGCGACGTAAGAGTAAGATTCCGCTTTTAGATGTACCCAAGGGCATGCCGCGCAACCTTTCCGAATCTCAATTGGTACAAATAAGCTCCAAGGCTTTGTCGAATGTGGCAGGCCAATTCTCGAAATTGGGTCAGACCTTCAAGAAGCCATCGACACAGCATCAACAGCAGACAAATTCGGCGAATCTCGCTGCCACCATTAATCCTCAAGTAATGCGGCAATCGGAAGGCAATGCTATTGATCCTTGCCAGGAGGCTGAGAAAGCAATTTTTACATTAGGTGGCAAGCCGCGAGCATCGAACAGCACAAGCAGCACCGATACAGACGAGCAGGACAATAGCCTCTACGAGCCAGATGTTGACTCCGATGTGGAGATTGTTATGGACAAGTCCAATTACAATGAGAATGCCTTTCTGCCATCGGTTGGCATTGTGATGGGCAAACAAAAAGATGATTCGCCAAGCTCATCAGACGATATGCGACAGCTGGAGCAAAAAGATAGCATGTGCAAGACATCCGAAGATGTACTAACCATTTCGATCACCTCTGTAACCGATCACGTTGGCCTGCCCACAGGCCTGCTTGAGAATGCTCCACCAGTGCGTCCGATTACGCCCAATCCGCAGATTTGTATTCAAGCTCAAGAAGCAATCGAGGCAGAAGAGGGCGACTCGGTATCCAG TTCCACAACGAAAGGTCTGAGCCTGCCTCTAGGTCAACCGACTAGCGCTGAGGTTAACAAGCTAAAACATCTCACCAGCCCACTCTCTAAGCTGGCCAAGAACATTGGGCTCAATCTAGATCCGCGCAAAATTGCCACCAAG ACTGGCGTACTCTCTCCCACCAGTCAATCGGCTGAGAACTCTCCACCAGAACGCGGACCAAACTCACGTGATCATTTGCTAGAATTGTGGACTGCAGAGCAATGCAAAACCAAATTGATAGCCCTTTAA